The window GAACTGCCCCTTGCCAGACCGACCATTCTTGCAGGCGTGAACCAGACAGTCATGCTGGCGCTCTCCATGGTGGTCATTGCGGCCATGATCGGCGCTAAGGGGCTTGGCGGGGAAGTCTGGAAGGCTATTCAACGTCTTCAGATGGGACGCGGATTTGAAGCCGGAATCGGAATCGTTATCGTGGCGATTATTCTGGACCGTGTCCTGCAGAAGGCGGGAAAAAGTAAACAGTAGTGAAGGAGTTGTTGATGAAACGTGTACTGTCGTTGTGTATGATTCTGGCTTTTGTTCTTGCAGGTTCCGTTGCGGCTTTTGCAAAGGATCCTGTACGTATTGCATATGTTGAATGGGACTGCGCAACCACCTCGACCAACATGGTAAAGGCCGTGCTGGAACAGGAACTGGGCTATGATGTTGAGATTCTGCCCGTCGCCGCAGCCGCTATGTGGCAGGCTGTCGGTTCCGGCGATGTTGACGGCATGGTTACTGCGTGGTTGCCCGTCACGCATGGAGACTACCTGAAAAAGGTAGCCGATAAGGTGGAAGATCTTGGTCCGTTGGCTACCGACGCCAAGGTGGGCTGGGTTGTTCCCAAATATGTGACCATTAATTCCATTGAAGAACTCGAGGCCAGCAAGGATAAGTTTGATTCCAAGATTATCGGCATTGATCCCGGGGCAGGGTTGATGCGCATGTCTGAAGACGCCATCAGTGCCTATGGGCTGGATGACTTTGAGCTTGTTGAAGGGAGCGGTGCGACCATGACCGCAGCCCTTGCCGATGCCGTTAAGCACGAAAAGTGGGTTGTAGTGACCGGTTGGTCTCCCCACTGGATGTTCGGCCGCTGGCAGCTGAAGTATCTTGAAGATCCCAAGGGCACGCTCGGTGGTTCCGAAACCATCAATGCCATTGTCCGCAAGGGGCTGAAGCAGGATATGCCTGAAGTCTATGCCTTCCTTGACCGTTTTGAGTGGCAGAGTCCTGAGCAGCTGCAGATGGTAATGGCATGGAACCAGGAGCCGGGTGCCGATCCTTATGAAAACGCAAAGCGGTTTATTAAAGAGAATCCCGATGTCGTGAAGAAGTGGCTTGGCAAGTAGCTTCTTCGTCCATGAATATGCAAAGGCCGCCTGTGAGGGCGGCCTTTTTGTTCATACGCTGTATTTCTCATTTGCGCTGTAACGTGTTGCCTTTTTTTGAACAGTCATGCTAACGTAGAACTCGGACTTGTAACAATAATAATCAATTGCTTGGAGGATACAATGAAACGTTTTCTGGTAGCTCTGTCTGTTTCCGGCGCACTTCTTTTCGGTTCTTCCCTTGTTGCCTTCTCTCAGGACGGCGCCTCTCTCTACAAGGCCTGTCAGGGCTGTCATGGTGCGCAGGGTGAAAAAATGGCCATGGGCGTGGGCCATCCCCTCAAGGGGCAGAGCGCTGAAGATCTGCTCAAGAAGATGCACGGATACAAGGATGGCAGCTACGGCGACGGCAAGAAGGCCGTGATGGAGAATATGCTCAAGCGCTTTGATGACGAGCAGTTGAAGGCTCTGGCTGACCATATAGCCACGTTCTAACGCGGCGATTCTTCGCTGCGCCCTTTGCGGAGTTGGTATGCGATCCCTTCTTGCGATTTTGTGTCTGATTGCATCGCTGGTGTGGAGCTCTTCGCTTCCGGCGGCCTCTCACGATATGTCTACTGGTCATGCAACACATGAGCAGGGCATGAATGCCGAGTCCGGCATGCAAAAACACGATACGGAAACGCATGGCCAGCATGGTGATGCGCAGATGGTTCCTGACGGCACGGCTCCCGGATTGGATGGACATGTGCACAAGGCTCCTGAAGCGTCTTCTCCCTTGGCCTTTGTGGATGAGAAGCTGGGTCAGACGATTCCGCAGGGGATTATGTTCAAGGATGAAACGGGGCAGATGATTGACGTGCGAACCCTGATGGACAAGCCGACAATCATCGCCCCAGTATATTTCACCTGTCCCAGCGTTTGCCATGTACTTCAAGGTTCCATTGCCCGCGTTTTGCCGCAGATGAACTTGAAGCCGGGAGAGGAGTATCGGGTTCTCTCCGTCAGCTTTGACGAAACCGATCCCCCGGCACTCGCAGCACGGCGCAAGGCCAACTACATGGCCGCAATGCATAATAATTTCCCGCCGGAAGGCTGGCGCTTTCTGACCGGCGACAAGGCCGCTATTGATGCCTTCATGGGAGCCCTCGGCTACCACTTCACCCGGATGGAGAATGACTTTGTGCATCCTGTCGTGATTGTCATAGCTTCTCCTGAAGGCAAAGTTGTGCGCTATCTCTACGGCAACAGTTTTCTGCCTTTCGACACAACCATGGCCCTGACGGAAGCTGCTGAGGGAAAGGTGGGGCTTTCTCTCAAGCGTATTGTTTCCTACTGTTTTGCCTATGATCCGCAGGGAAAGCGCTATGTTCTTGATGTCATGCGCATTGCCGGATTTGTGGTTCTGTTCGGCGTTGTCGTTCTCTTTCTTGTCCTGACCCGCGGAGGTCGCAAGGCCCGCAGGTGACGCTGTTTTTCTTTGTCGTTGAACCTTCGATCTGCGAGAGGTTGTCATGGCTCCGGACCAGAATTCGGCCCTCAGTTTCTTTGACAGGCAGCCAGGAACGTTAGGAGGCATCACCTCCTGGATATTCTCCACCGACCATAAACGCATAGGCATCATGTACCTGTGGGGCATCATGGCCTTTTTCATCGTGGGCATGCTGCTGGGGTTTCTCATCCGCATGGAGCTTATAGCTCCGGGGCGGGATATCATGGATCAGCAGACCTACAACGTCATGTTCACTCTGCACGGGGTGATCATGATCTTTCTTGTGGTTATTCCCAGTATCCCCGCTGCCTTCGGCAACATATTTCTTCCCATCCAGATAGGGGCTGAGGATGTTTCCTTTCCCAAACTGAACAACTTTTCATGGTGGCTGTACGTAACCGGAGCCACACTCGCTCTCGTCTCTTTGTTCACGGGTAACGGTCCTCCTGATACCGGCTGGACCTTCTATGTGCCATTCAGCAGCAACGTGACCACTACCAACGTAAACGTTGCCGTCATTGCCGTGTTCATTCTGGGATTCTCATCCATTCTCACGGGGCTTAACTTCGTCACCACGCTGCACCGACTGCGGGCGCCGGGCATGACATGGACCCGTATGCCGCTTTTCTGCTGGTCCCTGTACGCGACTGGCTGGATTCAGATTCTGGCGACGCCTGTTCTGGGCATAACCGTCCTGCTCATCTTTGCAGAGCGCATTCTCGGAGTAGGGCTTTTCGACCCGGCCAAGGGCGGCGATCCCATTCTGTACCAGCATCTTTTCTGGCTGTATTCGCATCCGGCTGTGTACATCATGATTCTGCCTGCCATGGGCGTCATCTCGGATGTTCTGCCGGTTTTTGCGCGGCGCGACATATTCGGTTACAAAATGATCGCCTTTTCCAGCGTCATGATCGCCTTTGCCGGTTCATTGGTGTGGGCGCATCACATGTTCACCAGCGGTATGAGCGATACGGCGGTGCTGGTGTTCTCCTTCCTGACATTCATTGTAGCCATTCCTTCCGCCATCAAGGTCTTCAATTGGGTGTCCACGCTGTACAAGGGATCGATTTACACCGATCCGCCGTTCTGGTTCGCTCTGGCTTTCATCTTCCTGTTCTCCATAGGCGGGCTTACGGGCCTTATTCTCGGCTCGGCTGGTACGGACGTGCATGTGCACGATACCTATTTTGTTGTTGGACACTTCCATTACGTGATCTTCGGCGGGCTCGGCTTCGGTCTGTTCTCGGCCATGCATTACTGGTTCCCCAAGATATTCGGCAGAATGTACGACAAACGCATTGCAAAGATCGCCTGCGTCATCATTTTTACCGGCTTCAATGTGTTGTATTTCCCCATGCTCATTATGGGACTGCAGGGCATGCCGCGCCGGTATTATGATTATCTGCCGCAATATGCGCTGGGGCATCTTATTTCCACCATCGGTTCCTGGATTCTGGTGGCTGGCCTGCTGCTCATGTTCGGTAATCTGATCAAGGGAGCTTTGAGAGGCAAACGTTGCAGCAGCAACCCATGGGGAGGAGCGTCTCTTGAATGGCAGATTCCTTCACCGCCTCCGCACCATAATTTCGTGACGGAACCGGTTGTAGATCGTGGCCCCTACGATTTCAGAGGAGTGGAGCGCGATGAGTGTGATTAAGGATTATACCGGTGCAAAGCTGGGCATGTGGCTCTTCCTGTTTACGGAGGTGCTGCTGTTCGGCGGCCTGTTTCTGCTCTATGCGGCGTACCTGCACAAGTTTCCTTCGGAATTTCATCTGGCAGGCAAGGAGTTGAATGTGGTCCTTGGTGCCACGAACACCGTGGTACTCATTTCCAGTTCGTGGTTCATGGCCATGTCCATCAGCGCGCTGCAGCAGGGTAGTGTGGATCAATCAAAGAAATTCCTGCTGCTTACGCTGGCTATGGCGTTGACTTTTCTCGTGATCAAGTACTTCGAGTGGTCTGCCAAGATTGAACACGGCATCTTTCCGGATTCGCCGGAACTGTTGGCCCGTCCTGCCGGTGAAGTCGTGTTCTTCGGGTTGTATTACCTCATGACAGGCCTGCACGGATTGCACGTTATTCTGGGCGGCGGCCTGCTTAGCTTTGCCTATTTCCTGATAGTGCAGGGCAAGGTCACACCGCAGGATTTCGTCTTTCTCGAAAACTCCGGCCTGTACTGGCACCTTGTGGACCTTGTGTGGATTTTCCTGTTTCCGCTTTTCTACCTGATAGCCTAGGGGGATGCCGTGACTGAGCATCATGAAGAGCATCATACCGTCACCTACAAGCTCAACACCATCATCTGGGGGCTGCTGCTGGTCCTTACCGCGGTGACCGTGGCTGCAGCCCAGTTCGATTTCGGCTTCCTGAATGTGGTGGTCGCGTTGAGCATTGCCACCGTCAAGGCCGGTCTGGTCATTCTTTTCTTCATGCATCTGAAGTACGAGAAGCCGTTGTTCAAGATCATTGTGTTCATTACGTTTCTGCTGCTGGCGATAGCCATCGGGTTCACCTTTTTCGACATTGGCTACAGATACTGAGGAGGCGCAATGAATCCGCAGAATCTCAATCCCGTGGCAGAGGTGGACTTCGCGTTCTACGTCATCTTCGGCATTTCCATTATTCTGCTGCTTGGCATCAGTGCCACGGCAGTGTGGTTTGTCTATCGATACCACCACACCAGAAACCCGAAGGCAGAGGATATAACCGGGAACCTGCTGGCTGAGATTGTGTGGATCGCCATTCCCACCATCATCGTCATGGCGTTGTTTTATTACGGCTGGGCCGGATACAAGGCGCTTCGCACCGTGCCGGAAGATGCCATGAACGTGAAGGTGACGGCACGTATGTGGTCATGGGTGTTCGAGTATGAAAACGGCAAGCGGAGCAGTGTGCTCTATGTTCCCAAGGACAGGCCCATCAAACTGCTCATGACCTCTGCTGACGTCATTCACAGCCTGTATATTCCTGCCTACCGCATCAAGATGGACACCGTGCCGCGCATGGAGACCTATGCCTGGTTCAACCCCGATTCCGAAGGTTCTTTTGACGTGTTTTGTGCCGAATATTGCGGTCTGAAGCATGCCAATATGATCACAACGGTAGAGGTCATGCCGCCTGACGAATTCAACAAGTGGTATAACGGCAAGAGTGATTCCAGCGGCGCAGGCAAGGCTATGACTTTACTTGAAAACTACGGCTGTCTCGGGTGCCATTCAACGGATGGTTCGCAGAATACCGGACCGACCTTCAAGAATCTTTATGGCAGACGCCAGACGGTTGAACTTGAGGACGGCACGAAAAAGGAAATAGTTGTGGATGAGCCGTACCTGCGCCGTTCCATTCTCAATCCGCAGGCCGAGGTGGCCGAAGGCTTTGTTCCTGCCATGATGCCTTATGAGGGTGCCATTTCCGATGAAGACCTCAAGACCATAGTGAAATGGTTCATGCATGGAAACGAGGTTTCCCTTGATGCAGGGCGCGAGCTCATGATGGCGGAAGGCTGCATTTCCTGCCATTCCACGGACGGCAGCCTTGTGGCTGCGCCTTCCTTGAAGGGAATATGGGGGCGCAAGGTTGTTGTACTGGACGGAGGCAAGGAACGGACGGTTGTTTCGGATGAGGCGTATATCAGAGAGTCCATTCATGAACCGGAAAAGCTTGTTGTGAAGGGCTTTGATCCCATCATGCCGCCTTATGGACATCTTACGCCGGAGCAGGTCGATCAGATGCTTGAGTATATGCGGTCCTTGTCCGGAGATAGCAGGTAGCATGCTGCGCATGATGGCCAAGCTTGTGCGGCTGCCTGTCTCCCTGATGGTGGCTGTATCCGCAGGATTCGGCTATCTGCTGGTGCGCCCGGTGCCCGATGCCGGTCTGGGGCTCGCTTGTGCCGGTACTTTTCTGTTGGCCTCGGCCTGTTCCATATTGAACCAAATTCAGGAGCGGGATACGGACGCTATGCTTTCCCGCACGGCATCGCGTCCTTTGCCGTCAGGTCAGATAGCCCCGCATTCGGCGCTTGTTCTGTCATTGGTGGCAGCGTTCATGGCGTTTGGCTGTTTCTTTCTGCTTGGAGTGCCCGCGTTGCCATGGATGGCTTGTCTTATTGTGGCGCTTTACAATGGCGTATACACCCCTCTCAAACGCAGGACGGGGTTTGCGTTGCTTGTGGGGGCTGTTCCCGGTGCCATGCCTCCCGTAATGGGATGGGCGGCAGCGGGAGGCAATCTTTCAAGCCTTGAAATTCTCGTCGTTTTTGCCGTGTATTATTTATGGCAGGTGCCGCATTTCTGGCTGCGAGTGGAACGCGATGCTTCCGAGTATGTCAGGGCAGGTTTGCCCATTCCCGTTACCTGCTTTGGTCAGGAACGATACCGGTTGCTGTTGCGCCTGTGGTTTCATGCCTATGTAGCCGGTATTCTGCTTTTGCCACTCTTTTCCCAGATGCAGACGGCTTTCATGCGGATAGCCGTGACACTTTCCGCAATGCTGCTGTGCCTGATTTCGGGATTGTTACTTCACAGGCGTCGCCACGAGACGGTGTTTCATTGGGTTAACGCATCCCTTGTGCTGGTCATGTGTTTTCTTCTGACAGACAGGTTGTATGCTGTTTATGCAGGCGCGTAAGTCTGCATATACATGTCTTATCAGATGCAAAAGCAGGTTCCGTTTATTCTTGAAGGTGAAGAAGAGGTGAATATGGATACCCGGATTATGATGTGGATTCATCCGTTGATTCAGATTGTTGCGACCATAGTCGGATTTACGGCAATGTACTGGGGATTCAGAAGGTTCCTGACCGTGCATATGAAGCAGAAGCTGGTGTTTCCGTGGAGACGGCACGTGCTGTGGGGGACTATAGGGTTGGGGCTTTGGGGCATCGGTCTGGGTCTTGGGCTTGTTTTCGCCGACGCGGGGTGGGGATCCATAATGATTACCGACATCCACTACAAGGTAGGTTTTGCCGTTGCACCGCTTTGTATCACAGCCTTTGTAACCGGTTGGATCATGGACAGGCACAAACAGAAACGCACCGTGTTGAATGTGTTCCACGGATTGAACAACCTGCTGTTATGCTCGCTTATTGGTGTACAGATTGTGACCGGAGTGTGGGTTATCAAGGTGTTTCTGATGTATTAATCTCTGCCTCAAGGGGATTTGAGGTTGTCCGCAGCCTTAAACCAATACTTTAAATAAAAAGGGCCGCCATGCGTTGCACGGCGGCCCTTGTGTATTCCTGTCGCAGAAGGACTAGGCTGTGCGTTTGTCGAAAACGCGCTTGGCCTTGCCTGCGGAGCGTTCGATGGTTCTGGGTTCGACGAGGCGGACCTTGGTGGATACGCCGAGGAACTCCTTGATCGTTTTCTGGATGCGGCCCTCGATGCGCTGCAGGTTCTTGATGGCGTCGGAGAACATGGTCTCGTCCACTTCCACCTGAATCTCCATATGGTCGAGGTTGCCTTCGCGGGTGACTATTATCTGGTAATGGGGCGATGCGCCTTCGGTTTCCAGAATGATGGATTCGATCTGGGAGGGGAAGACGTTCACGCCACGGATGATCAGCATGTCATCGCTGCGTCCGGTGACGCGACGCATACGTACGTGCGTTCTGCCGCATGCGCAGGGGGTGTAGTTGAGCGACGTGATGTCGCGGGTGCGGTAGCGGATGAGCGGAATGCCTTCCTTGGTCAGCGTGGTGATGACCAGTTCGCCGGTCGCGCCGGGGGGCAGCTGTTCTCCGGTGACGGGGTCAATGATCTCCGGCAGGAAGTGGTCTTCCCATATATGCATGCCGTCCTTGGCCACGGCGCATTCCATGGAGACACCGGGGCCCATGATCTCGGAAAGGCCGTAGATGTTGACAGCGGTGATGCCCATCTTTTCTTCGATGTCGGCGCGCATGGCGTCGGTCCAGGGCTCAGCGCCGAAAATGCCGATTCGGAGCGGAAGGTCGCGAATGTCTATGCCAGCTTCCTGTGCCGCTTCGTACAGGACCAGACCATAGGACGGCGTGGAACAGAGCACTGTTGCCCCGAAGTCACGCATGAGCTGCACCTGACGCTTGGTTCCGCCGCCGGAAACGGGGATGACGGTTGCGCCGAGTTTTTCTGCACCGTAATGGGCTCCGAGTCCGCCGGTAAACAGGCCGTATCCGTATGCGTTGTGGATGAAATCCTGACGGGAAGCTCCTGCACACATGAAGGAGCGTGCCATAAGTTCAGCCCAGTTGTTCACGTCTCGCTGCGTGTATCCCACCACGGTTGCCTTGCCCGTGGTACCCGATGATGCGTGCAGGCGTACGATGGTATCCTTGGGCACGGCAAAGAGGCCGAAAGGATAGTTGTTGCGTAGGTCCTGCTTCTCGGTAAACGGTAGATACTTGAGGTCGCTAAGGGACTTGATGTCGGAAGGGTTTACTCCCGCCTCGTCGAACCGTTTGCGATAATGCGGCACATTGGCGTACACGCGTTCGCAAAGGTTTTTCAGCCGCCGCAGTTGAAGCGCTTCCAGTTCTTCACGGGGAAGCGTTTCGCGGTCAACGTCGTAAATCATACCGTTTCTCCTGCATCTTGAAAAAAAGGATAGCTGTTCGTACTAGATACCAGTATAAACTGAATACTGAGATGTGCCTGATTCCCCGAGTGTGGTCAAGCCGTCA is drawn from Desulfovibrio mangrovi and contains these coding sequences:
- a CDS encoding glycine betaine ABC transporter substrate-binding protein, with translation MKRVLSLCMILAFVLAGSVAAFAKDPVRIAYVEWDCATTSTNMVKAVLEQELGYDVEILPVAAAAMWQAVGSGDVDGMVTAWLPVTHGDYLKKVADKVEDLGPLATDAKVGWVVPKYVTINSIEELEASKDKFDSKIIGIDPGAGLMRMSEDAISAYGLDDFELVEGSGATMTAALADAVKHEKWVVVTGWSPHWMFGRWQLKYLEDPKGTLGGSETINAIVRKGLKQDMPEVYAFLDRFEWQSPEQLQMVMAWNQEPGADPYENAKRFIKENPDVVKKWLGK
- a CDS encoding c-type cytochrome, with the translated sequence MKRFLVALSVSGALLFGSSLVAFSQDGASLYKACQGCHGAQGEKMAMGVGHPLKGQSAEDLLKKMHGYKDGSYGDGKKAVMENMLKRFDDEQLKALADHIATF
- a CDS encoding SCO family protein; its protein translation is MRSLLAILCLIASLVWSSSLPAASHDMSTGHATHEQGMNAESGMQKHDTETHGQHGDAQMVPDGTAPGLDGHVHKAPEASSPLAFVDEKLGQTIPQGIMFKDETGQMIDVRTLMDKPTIIAPVYFTCPSVCHVLQGSIARVLPQMNLKPGEEYRVLSVSFDETDPPALAARRKANYMAAMHNNFPPEGWRFLTGDKAAIDAFMGALGYHFTRMENDFVHPVVIVIASPEGKVVRYLYGNSFLPFDTTMALTEAAEGKVGLSLKRIVSYCFAYDPQGKRYVLDVMRIAGFVVLFGVVVLFLVLTRGGRKARR
- the ctaD gene encoding cytochrome c oxidase subunit I; translation: MAPDQNSALSFFDRQPGTLGGITSWIFSTDHKRIGIMYLWGIMAFFIVGMLLGFLIRMELIAPGRDIMDQQTYNVMFTLHGVIMIFLVVIPSIPAAFGNIFLPIQIGAEDVSFPKLNNFSWWLYVTGATLALVSLFTGNGPPDTGWTFYVPFSSNVTTTNVNVAVIAVFILGFSSILTGLNFVTTLHRLRAPGMTWTRMPLFCWSLYATGWIQILATPVLGITVLLIFAERILGVGLFDPAKGGDPILYQHLFWLYSHPAVYIMILPAMGVISDVLPVFARRDIFGYKMIAFSSVMIAFAGSLVWAHHMFTSGMSDTAVLVFSFLTFIVAIPSAIKVFNWVSTLYKGSIYTDPPFWFALAFIFLFSIGGLTGLILGSAGTDVHVHDTYFVVGHFHYVIFGGLGFGLFSAMHYWFPKIFGRMYDKRIAKIACVIIFTGFNVLYFPMLIMGLQGMPRRYYDYLPQYALGHLISTIGSWILVAGLLLMFGNLIKGALRGKRCSSNPWGGASLEWQIPSPPPHHNFVTEPVVDRGPYDFRGVERDECD
- a CDS encoding cytochrome c oxidase subunit 3, which produces MSVIKDYTGAKLGMWLFLFTEVLLFGGLFLLYAAYLHKFPSEFHLAGKELNVVLGATNTVVLISSSWFMAMSISALQQGSVDQSKKFLLLTLAMALTFLVIKYFEWSAKIEHGIFPDSPELLARPAGEVVFFGLYYLMTGLHGLHVILGGGLLSFAYFLIVQGKVTPQDFVFLENSGLYWHLVDLVWIFLFPLFYLIA
- a CDS encoding cytochrome C oxidase subunit IV family protein, which codes for MTEHHEEHHTVTYKLNTIIWGLLLVLTAVTVAAAQFDFGFLNVVVALSIATVKAGLVILFFMHLKYEKPLFKIIVFITFLLLAIAIGFTFFDIGYRY
- the coxB gene encoding cytochrome c oxidase subunit II, with the protein product MNPQNLNPVAEVDFAFYVIFGISIILLLGISATAVWFVYRYHHTRNPKAEDITGNLLAEIVWIAIPTIIVMALFYYGWAGYKALRTVPEDAMNVKVTARMWSWVFEYENGKRSSVLYVPKDRPIKLLMTSADVIHSLYIPAYRIKMDTVPRMETYAWFNPDSEGSFDVFCAEYCGLKHANMITTVEVMPPDEFNKWYNGKSDSSGAGKAMTLLENYGCLGCHSTDGSQNTGPTFKNLYGRRQTVELEDGTKKEIVVDEPYLRRSILNPQAEVAEGFVPAMMPYEGAISDEDLKTIVKWFMHGNEVSLDAGRELMMAEGCISCHSTDGSLVAAPSLKGIWGRKVVVLDGGKERTVVSDEAYIRESIHEPEKLVVKGFDPIMPPYGHLTPEQVDQMLEYMRSLSGDSR
- a CDS encoding protoheme IX farnesyltransferase, whose amino-acid sequence is MLRMMAKLVRLPVSLMVAVSAGFGYLLVRPVPDAGLGLACAGTFLLASACSILNQIQERDTDAMLSRTASRPLPSGQIAPHSALVLSLVAAFMAFGCFFLLGVPALPWMACLIVALYNGVYTPLKRRTGFALLVGAVPGAMPPVMGWAAAGGNLSSLEILVVFAVYYLWQVPHFWLRVERDASEYVRAGLPIPVTCFGQERYRLLLRLWFHAYVAGILLLPLFSQMQTAFMRIAVTLSAMLLCLISGLLLHRRRHETVFHWVNASLVLVMCFLLTDRLYAVYAGA
- a CDS encoding DUF4079 domain-containing protein, giving the protein MDTRIMMWIHPLIQIVATIVGFTAMYWGFRRFLTVHMKQKLVFPWRRHVLWGTIGLGLWGIGLGLGLVFADAGWGSIMITDIHYKVGFAVAPLCITAFVTGWIMDRHKQKRTVLNVFHGLNNLLLCSLIGVQIVTGVWVIKVFLMY
- a CDS encoding phenylacetate--CoA ligase family protein, which produces MIYDVDRETLPREELEALQLRRLKNLCERVYANVPHYRKRFDEAGVNPSDIKSLSDLKYLPFTEKQDLRNNYPFGLFAVPKDTIVRLHASSGTTGKATVVGYTQRDVNNWAELMARSFMCAGASRQDFIHNAYGYGLFTGGLGAHYGAEKLGATVIPVSGGGTKRQVQLMRDFGATVLCSTPSYGLVLYEAAQEAGIDIRDLPLRIGIFGAEPWTDAMRADIEEKMGITAVNIYGLSEIMGPGVSMECAVAKDGMHIWEDHFLPEIIDPVTGEQLPPGATGELVITTLTKEGIPLIRYRTRDITSLNYTPCACGRTHVRMRRVTGRSDDMLIIRGVNVFPSQIESIILETEGASPHYQIIVTREGNLDHMEIQVEVDETMFSDAIKNLQRIEGRIQKTIKEFLGVSTKVRLVEPRTIERSAGKAKRVFDKRTA